The genomic region ACACGTCGTTCCAGGCGCTGCCGTTCTTCCGCAGCACCCGGCCCCAGCGGTCGTGGATCACCGCGGCCGGGGCGGTGCTCGACGGCGCGGCGCTGCGGGCGTCGACCCTCGACCTGCCGCCGTCGTGGCGGGCCCAGCTGTGCCTGCGGTCCGGCTACCTGGCGCTGCGCGGCATCGCGTCGACGTTCGACATCGCCTACGACGACGCGCCCGATCCGTCCGACCCCATCTCGATCACCCGCGACGAGTACGACGAGGTGGTCGACGAGCTGGTGGCCCTCGGCATCGCCGTGAAGCCCGACCGCGACCAGGCGTGGCGCGACTTCGCCGGCTGGCGGGTGAACTACGACCTGCCGCTGCTGGCGCTGTGCGGCCTGGTCATGGCGCCGGTGGCGCCGTGGTCGTCGGACCGCAGCGTCAACTACCGGGTCCGGGTGGTCACCATGCCTCGGCGCCGAAACGGCCGGCCGCCGGGCACGCCGTCGTAGCTAGCGTCCACGTGGTCCCCCGGGAACAGGTGGCCGAGGTCGTCGAGGCCAACGCCCGGGAGTGGGTGGCGCTGGCGGGGGAGCACGGCGACCGGTTCGGACTGCGCCCGAGCGACGACCGCTGGTCGGGGCTGGAGAACGTCAGCCGGCTTGGTCCTGGTCCTCGGGGTTGACCAGGTGGCGCTCGATGGTGGCGCCCGTCTCGCCGAAGCCCTTCACCGTGATGCGGTCGTAGGCCACCAGGAGGCGGGTGTCCCCGTCGAAGTAGAGGACCGTCGCCGTCAGTGGGTGGGGTTCCTCGTCCTGCAGGCCCCGTAGCCCCGCGCCGCCCGTCGACCCCTCGGTGAACAGCAGGGTCTCCTCCGGCTCGTCCTCGTCGATCTGCTCCTCGCCCTCGCTCGCGTTCTGGACGGTGGTGGTGGAGGCCGAGGGCGGGTCGATCACCGACCGCCCCTGCTTGTGGGTGTGGCCCGCCAGCACCAGCGGCACCTCGCCGCCCAGGTCGGCGGCGACGCGGCTGTCGTGCACCATCACCAGGTCGACCGCCGGCGGGGTGTCCTCGGCGAAGGCCTCGGCCACGTCGGGGGCGAACGCCTCGGCCTGCTCCTGCTCGGAATCGCCACCGACGTGGCTCTCCTGGTCCTTGTTGGGCGTGTAGCGGGGGTCGCCGATGCCCCAGATGCGCAGGCCGGCGACCGTCTCGGCGTCGCCGTCGAGCACGACCGTGTTGGGCAGGGCGGCCATGGCGTTCTGCGTGCGCGGGGAGTCGTGGTTGCCCCGGACCCACACGTAGGGGACGTCGAGGTCGCCGATCTCCTCGAACATCCGCGTCTCGGGCTGGGTGCCCCAGTCGGTGATGTCGCCGGTGTCGACCACGGCGTCGACGTCGAACTGCTCGGTCACCTGGTCGATCACGTCGAACGCCTGGATGTTGAGGTGGATGTCGCTCACGTGGAGGAGCCGGACGGTGCCGTCGTCGGGCTCGAACGTGGGCAGGTTCTCGGCCGCCAGGTACAGGGTGACCACGTTGCCGACCAGGTCGCTCAGCTGCGCCCGGTACTCGCCGTAGCGCTCGATGATCGACTCGACGTCGCCCACGGCGGCGGGCGCCTGGCGCAGGAGCCCGGTGTACCGGGGCTCGGCCACCGCGTTGGCGTCGAACGTGGCCGCGGTGCCGGCACCCAGCGAGGCGACCAGCAGCAGCCCGACCGCGCCGCCGCGCAACCCCGAGCGCCAGTTGGCCCGGGCGAGGAGGGCGCCCGCCACCCCGCCGAGCAGGGCGACGAGGGCGCAGCGCCAGGCGAGGCGGGTGAGCGCGCGGCTCACGTCGTCGGCCACGTCGTCGCCGAGCCGGTCGATCCGCTCGGGGTTCTCGGCGATCCGCTCCGCCTCCTGCAGGCCGATCTGGTCGACCCGCAGGTCGAGCGCCATCGGCCAGTCGTGGGTGTCGAGCACGATCGTGCCCAGCGGTGCCAGGCGGACGGTGGTGTCGCTGCTCAGCGCGGGCCGGGCCGCGACGGTGGCGTCGAACGGGCCGATGTGGGCGCCCACCCGGCCGGCGATCACCACCGCCAGCACTGCGCCGCCCAGCGTGAAGGCCAGGCTGCGCAGGCGGGGGCGCCAGCGTTCCCAGCGCTCGCCCTGGCCCGACGGCCGCGGCAGGCGCTGTGCGAGCCCCCGGAGTCGCCGGAGCGGACCCGGCGGCTCGGGCCGCTGTCGCTCGACGCTCGTGGTCCCAGCCATGCCCTAAGGATTGCCCCGTTCCGACGCGATCCAAATAACCCCCGAAATCACGCTCTTCGCGTTGACTCGACCACCCTCCGCTGGGAGGTTCTCCACCCACGGAGCGGGCACGGCGAAGTCGGCGGAACGGCGGAGGACAGCGGACAATGGGTACCAGTTTGGGGCGGCGGCGTCCCCAACAGCGGCATGCCGTCATCCTCGCGGGCGGGAAGGGCGTGCGGCTGCGGCCGTACACCACCTGCCTGCCGAAGCCGCTCGTGCCGCTGGGCGACGAGTGCGCCATCCTCGAAGTGGTGCTCCGGCAGCTCGCCCGGGCGGGTGTCGGCTCGGTGAGCATCGCCATCGGGCACCTCGGCCAGCTCATCCGGGCGGTCGTGGGCGACGGCCACCGCTGGGGGCTCGAGGTCGACTGGTGGGAGGAGGACAGCCCGCTCGGCACGGTCGGGCCGCTGGTGCAGCACCGCGACGAGCTGCCCGCCGACTTCCTGGTGATGAACGGCGACATCCTCACCGACCTCCCCTTCGGCGAGGTGCTCGACCGCCACCTGGCGGCCCGGGCCGACGTCACCGTCGCCGCCTACAGCCGGACGATCCAGATCGACTTCGGGGTGCTGGAGCTGACCGCCGGCGACGACAGCATCGTCGGGTTCCGGGAGAAGCCGACGCTCGACTACACGGTCAGCATGGGCGTCTACGGCCTGGCCCGGCGGGTGCTCGACCGCTTCGAGCCGGGCCTGCCGCTGGGTTTCGACGACCTCCTGCTCGACCAGCTGGCGTCCGGCACGCCGCCGCAGTCGTTCCCGTACGAAGGGTTCTGGCTCGACATCGGCCGCCCCGAGGACTACGACCGCGCCAACGAGGAGTTCCCCCTCCTCCGCTCGGCGCTGATCCCCGAATGACGGCCCACATGACCGTCGTGGGCGGCCGGGGGTGGCTCGGACGGGCCATCGTCGCCGAGGCCCGCCGGCAGCGGATGACCGTCACCGTGGTGTCCCGGTCGGCCGGCCCCGGCGCCGTGGCCGTCGACCCCGACGACACGTCGTCGCTGGCCACCGCCCTCGCCCGGTCCGACGTCGTCGTCAACGCCGCCGGCAACTACCGCCTCGACGACGCCAAGGCGGCCACCGTCGCCAACTACGAGCTGCCCAACCGGCTCGGCTGGCTGGCGGCCCGGTCGAGCTGGCGGCTGGTCCACCTCGGGTCGGCCGCCGAGTACGGGCCCAACGCGGCCGGTCCCACGCCGGTCGACGAGGACCAGCGCTGCCTGCCCCGCTCCATCTACGGAACCACCAAGCTGGCGGGCTCGCTCGCCGTGCTGCGCTGGCGGGAGCAGGGTGCCCAGGCGCTGGTCGCCCGGGTCTTCAACGTGGTCGACGCCGACCTGCCCACCGAGAACCCCTTCTACGGCATCGCCGCCCAGGTGCGCGAAGCGGTGCGGGTCCCCGGCGCTGGCGGGGAAGTGGGCATCGGTGACCCGTTCACCACCCGTGACCTGAGCCGGCGGTCGACGATCGCCGCCGCCGTCGTGGCGCTGGCCACCTGCGACGCCGACGTGCCGCCGATCGTCAACGTGTGCTCGGGCCGACCCACCGCCTTCGGTGAGCTGGCCGAGGCCATGGGCCGGCTGTTGGGCGTGCGCGTCGCCGTGCGCGACCTGGGCTGGCCCCGCGGCGGTCGGATCGTGGGCGACCCCGCCCGGCTGC from Acidimicrobiales bacterium harbors:
- a CDS encoding metallophosphoesterase, whose product is MAGTTSVERQRPEPPGPLRRLRGLAQRLPRPSGQGERWERWRPRLRSLAFTLGGAVLAVVIAGRVGAHIGPFDATVAARPALSSDTTVRLAPLGTIVLDTHDWPMALDLRVDQIGLQEAERIAENPERIDRLGDDVADDVSRALTRLAWRCALVALLGGVAGALLARANWRSGLRGGAVGLLLVASLGAGTAATFDANAVAEPRYTGLLRQAPAAVGDVESIIERYGEYRAQLSDLVGNVVTLYLAAENLPTFEPDDGTVRLLHVSDIHLNIQAFDVIDQVTEQFDVDAVVDTGDITDWGTQPETRMFEEIGDLDVPYVWVRGNHDSPRTQNAMAALPNTVVLDGDAETVAGLRIWGIGDPRYTPNKDQESHVGGDSEQEQAEAFAPDVAEAFAEDTPPAVDLVMVHDSRVAADLGGEVPLVLAGHTHKQGRSVIDPPSASTTTVQNASEGEEQIDEDEPEETLLFTEGSTGGAGLRGLQDEEPHPLTATVLYFDGDTRLLVAYDRITVKGFGETGATIERHLVNPEDQDQAG
- a CDS encoding sugar phosphate nucleotidyltransferase, coding for MGTSLGRRRPQQRHAVILAGGKGVRLRPYTTCLPKPLVPLGDECAILEVVLRQLARAGVGSVSIAIGHLGQLIRAVVGDGHRWGLEVDWWEEDSPLGTVGPLVQHRDELPADFLVMNGDILTDLPFGEVLDRHLAARADVTVAAYSRTIQIDFGVLELTAGDDSIVGFREKPTLDYTVSMGVYGLARRVLDRFEPGLPLGFDDLLLDQLASGTPPQSFPYEGFWLDIGRPEDYDRANEEFPLLRSALIPE
- a CDS encoding NAD(P)-dependent oxidoreductase; amino-acid sequence: MTVVGGRGWLGRAIVAEARRQRMTVTVVSRSAGPGAVAVDPDDTSSLATALARSDVVVNAAGNYRLDDAKAATVANYELPNRLGWLAARSSWRLVHLGSAAEYGPNAAGPTPVDEDQRCLPRSIYGTTKLAGSLAVLRWREQGAQALVARVFNVVDADLPTENPFYGIAAQVREAVRVPGAGGEVGIGDPFTTRDLSRRSTIAAAVVALATCDADVPPIVNVCSGRPTAFGELAEAMGRLLGVRVAVRDLGWPRGGRIVGDPARLRELVGFPYVDRLPDLARSILGGPPAPSIPRSQSAGELS